The following is a genomic window from Lujinxingia vulgaris.
TGCGCGATTGTTGCCTGGAAGGGGTTTGGCCAGGCCACATGCCAGCGGGTGACGCGCCCTTGACGCGGCAGCGCCCAGGGGCGACCGGGTACGGAGCGTCGCGCGATGTTGTGGCTCAGCGGGAAGCGCTCCGCTTTGTGGCAGAGGGCGGCGAGACGCCAGCGCTCGGTTTCGGATGGCGAGACGTTTTGCTGGCGGGCGTGTTCGTATTCGCAGGCCCCTTCGAAGTGGTCTGCGGCGGCCAGGGTGGCGGCACCGGAGCCGGGGAAGTCGCCTTCAAACCAGGCCACGCGGCTGTCTTCGGCGTCGGGGGAGAGGGGCTCCGGGGTGAGCTCCATCTCAAGAAGGCGCAGGTGGGCCAGGTAGCCGTAAAAGCTAAAGGGATACATGACCCATGCGCGCTGGAGGTAGCGCTCGGCAAGCGCGGGACGATGGAGCTGCCGGTAGGCCTGGCCCACGAAGTACTCGAGGCGTCCCTGGCTAAAGTACTGGGCGTCGCGCTCGGGCAGGTCCAGGGCGGTCACGGCGTTGGTAAAGCCTTCGAAGTCACCGTTGCGGTAGAGGGCCTCATGGGCCTCCCAGACGAGCTCGTGGACCATGTCGCCGTCGGGGTAGTCCTGGAGCGCGCGGGAGAGAAGTTGAAGTTCGTGTTGATGGTTTCCGCTCTGGCGCGCGACGCGTGCCAGGTAAAAGAGGGCGTCGTCGGCGTGGGTGCGTTCGGGGTAATCTTCAAGGAGTTGTTTAAAGAAGCGTTCGGCGTCGTCGAGGCGGCCGCGGTGGTAGTTGCGGTTGCCAACGGCGTAGAGCGAGCGGACGCGCTCGTCTTCGTTGGCGTCGTCGGTGCAGGTTTCGACCACGCTGCGGTAGAGCTCTTCGGCGCGTTCCGGCTGGCGAAGTCGAAAGAGGGTGCGAGCGAGTCGAAAGTCAGCGCGGCAGCGATCGATGGCGTTGAGCGCGCTGCGGTCGATGGCGTCAAGTTGAGCGCGGGCGTCTTCAAAGCGTACCGCTGAGAAAAGTCGGTCGGCGCGCTCTCGCCGCGAGTCCGCTGATGGGGTGAAAGCCAGCTGCTCGAAGGCGTAGTCGTGCGCGGCGTCGATGCAAATGGCGTAGGCCTTGTCGGCGAGTTGATCGCGTGCGGCGGAGTCGGCCGTATCGAGAAGCATGGTGACAAGCCATGGGCAGACTTCGTCGGGATCTTCGTGACGCAACATAGCGTCGGTGTGCTGCGGGGAGGGCAGTCCGTTGCGTTCGGTCTCAATGCGAACGAGCGAGAATGCGCCGCCGGTGAAGCCCCTGGTGAGGGCTCCGCTTTGCAGCACTTCGTCGATGAGGGTGCTGTCGACACCGAGGTTGAGCTGAGCGCGGGCGGCCTGGGTCCAGAGGAAGTCCTGGAGTTCGCCGCCAATACGCGCGGCCTGCGCGTAGT
Proteins encoded in this region:
- a CDS encoding transglycosylase SLT domain-containing protein yields the protein MIFERLSTICLALGTSLWASTAFCEPAPAGDDLIDQNIPPIQCSDETCQAGLDAQANADYLNAAGHFTAYANALETAEERQPWLVKAAYAFERAEDWHQAAQHYAQAARIGGELQDFLWTQAARAQLNLGVDSTLIDEVLQSGALTRGFTGGAFSLVRIETERNGLPSPQHTDAMLRHEDPDEVCPWLVTMLLDTADSAARDQLADKAYAICIDAAHDYAFEQLAFTPSADSRRERADRLFSAVRFEDARAQLDAIDRSALNAIDRCRADFRLARTLFRLRQPERAEELYRSVVETCTDDANEDERVRSLYAVGNRNYHRGRLDDAERFFKQLLEDYPERTHADDALFYLARVARQSGNHQHELQLLSRALQDYPDGDMVHELVWEAHEALYRNGDFEGFTNAVTALDLPERDAQYFSQGRLEYFVGQAYRQLHRPALAERYLQRAWVMYPFSFYGYLAHLRLLEMELTPEPLSPDAEDSRVAWFEGDFPGSGAATLAAADHFEGACEYEHARQQNVSPSETERWRLAALCHKAERFPLSHNIARRSVPGRPWALPRQGRVTRWHVAWPNPFQATIAQAVEAERAQAPDIDLHPGFPASIMREESSFIEDVVSWAGAHGLMQLMPATALDHDRDIEGRATPEKLKTAEVNIRVGVDHLFTLADRLDGHPVLMAAAYNAGAGRIGGWLRRQPNDEIALWVEDIPFLETRDYSKRVIGTYAAYQWLQGQTELDARIANPAR